The following nucleotide sequence is from uncultured Draconibacterium sp..
CAAAAGAAGCCACACCAATTTTTGTGAACAGCATAAAAAGCATGACATTTAACGATGCCGTTGGAATTTTAAAAGGCAACGACAACGCCGCAACATCCTATTTACACAAAACAACTTACGATCAGCTTTTTGCCCTTTATCGTCCCAAAATAAAATCTTCGGTGGAGAAAGAATTAGTAGGTGGCGTATCAACAAAAGAAAGCTGGGACACTCTAGTGGGTAAATGGAACCAGGTTGCCGGTTCTTTTCTGGGGCAAACTGCGGGTTTGGAAAAAGTTGACACCCAACTGGAAGACTATCTGACTGCCAAAGCACTTGACGGTGTATTTTTAAAAATTGCCGGTGAAGAAAAACTGATCCGGGAAGATCCGGCAGCACGTGTAAGCAGTTTGCTAAAAAAAGTATTTGGCTCGGTTGACAGCTAATTTGTCAACTTTGATTATTAGAAATTCGTTGACTTAATTCTTTTGCTAATTTTAAAGCATATTTATTGAATTAATAATTCACTCCGGTAAAAATTTGTACGGAGTTATGCTAAACTCTCACAATGAAAGAATTACTTGGCGCACTTTTCATTCTTTTATACCTATCAACGTGGAGCTGTTCCAGTTCAAATGAATCAAACAATGATGATTCTGAATTCAACTATGAAATTGAAGTACTGGATCAAATCTTTGAACAGTTGACCGAGGAAATGCAGTTTAATTGCGGTTTTCCCAAAGCCCCGCCACCACCTCGCCCAACCAAAGATAAGAATGGAAAAATTACAGGATATGATTCTACTTTATATCTTCAGCAAATAAAAAATTACCAAATAGACACAGCCAATTTTGAGGTTGAACCAAGAAGTGTATTACTGGCTATTTCTGACACATTGTATTGCCTTTCGGATGAGGAGATACCGACCAAAACTCAACTAACCTCAGAGGATTATCACACTGTAATCAAGAACATTAAACCCGAAAACAAACTTAATCGTAAAATACCAATTGAGAGTTTAAAAAATACAGGATATTTTTACCTGAAATACAGCTCTGAATATAGGAATGAGCAAAAAAGGCCAACCAATTTAAATGAAAGCAAAGCCAGTGGAATCCGTTTATCAAGGATATATTTTAACGAAAGTAAGACCCTTGGCATTTTTACCTGTGAATATTACCGCACAAGCGACGATGCATATGGAGGCTTGATTCTTATACGAAAAGTTGATGGCAAGTGGCAAATTGATGAATCTATCAACAACTGGATAATCTAAACAAACCTTCTTCCCTGCCAAGTATCACGCTCTTTTAAGTGTTTTTCCACCTTGGTTACAAACTCAAAATTCTTTAATCCCCACTTTGGGGCGATTGGCATTTCGGATGGCAACTGGTCTATTAAACATTCAACACTTTAGACGCATTCTAAATTTTATCCAATCCCTTAAATCATTTTGTTAACTTATTCAAAATATTATTTTTGTTAGCAAAGAACCTAAAATGCAGACTTACAGAAATAACTAATTTAACTTAACAAACCCCATCTTTATGCGAAGCAGTTTATTATTAC
It contains:
- a CDS encoding DUF4197 domain-containing protein → MKTIRMLTLAVAIVLSGCAEVMQIAQQTLEGGAPLTQNEIVAGLKEALITGTNNSVDILGAQDGYYKDELVKILLPPEANIIVENAGKIPGGEKLLEDVLLHINRAAEDAAKEATPIFVNSIKSMTFNDAVGILKGNDNAATSYLHKTTYDQLFALYRPKIKSSVEKELVGGVSTKESWDTLVGKWNQVAGSFLGQTAGLEKVDTQLEDYLTAKALDGVFLKIAGEEKLIREDPAARVSSLLKKVFGSVDS